The Streptomyces noursei ATCC 11455 sequence CGTTCGACGTGCGAAAGACCACAGTGATGTCGCGGTGCACACCGGAGTCCGTGGTGATCAGCTGGTCGTTGAGGAAGGCCGCGTCGCCGAGTCCGTCCAGGACGCGCGGGGCGAGCGGGCTGCCGGGGCCCGTGGCGGGGTCGGAGGGCGTCCCGGACGGGGAGGTCGACGGGGAGGCCGACGGGGTCGGGGTCGCCGGGGTGGCGTCGCCGTCCGTCTTCTTGCCGCCCGCGTCGGCGTCCTTGCCGTCGCCCTGGCCCGTGGCGCTGGCCGTCGGCTTCGGCTGGTCCGTGGGCTTGCCCTTCGGCTGGTCCTTCGGGCTGGCCGAGGCCGAGGGGGAGCCGGAGCCGTCGGACGGGATCTTGGCGGCCTGCTCCTTGCCGAGGTAGATCTCCTGCGCCCGGTCGTCGTCGCTGACCGCGGCGTTGTACGAGACCGCGCGCTGGATGTCGAGCGTGAGGTGGCGGGTGCCCTCGGTGGTCTCCCGCGTCCACTGGCAGCCGACCCGGCGATCGGTGTCGTAGGTGACGTCGGCCCGGCCGGCGTAGATCTTCCGTGCGTCCGCCGGGGACAGCGGCTGGCCGTCGCCGGGCAGCATGTCGCGCAGGGTGCCGCGGGAGGGCAGGCCACAGGCCTCCGGCAGGGTCTGGTAGCGGCCGGGCTGGGCGGACTGGCTGGCGGCGGTGGTGTCGCCGCCCTTGCCGTCGCTGCTGCCGGTGCCGGTGGTGGAGCCGCTGGAGCAGCCGGTGAGACCGGCGGCCAGGGCCGCGGTGACCAGCAGTGCGGCACCGGGTACGAACGACTTGCGCGGCATCGTTCGCGGCTCCTTCCCTGCGGAAATGCGGTTGCCGCCGGATGGCGGCAGCTGGACACAATGTCTACCGCACGTCTCGCCGTGAACGCCGGTTCGCCGTCCATGATCAGGCGCATTGTCCGGCTTTTGCGTTTTTCAGCTTTTCGGGGGAATGGGTTAGATATGTCGTACACCGAAGTGCCCGGCGCCCAGGTGCCGATCCGGATGTGGGCCGACCCGGCCACGGTCGAGGGCGTCGCGATGCAGCAACTGCGCAACGTCGCCACGCTTCCGTGGATCCAGGGGCTGGCCGTGATGCCGGACGTGCATTTCGGCAAGGGGGCCACCGTCGGCTCGGTCATCGCGATGCGCGGGGCGGTCTGCCCGGCCGCCGTCGGCGTGGACATCGGCTGCGGCATGAGCGCGGTCAAGACCTCGCTCACCGCCGACGACCTGCCCGCCGACCTCTCCCGTCTGCGCTCCCGCATCGAGCAGGTGATTCCGGTCGGCCGGGGGATGCACGACGATCCCGTGGACCCGCGCCGGATCCACGGCTTCCCCGCCGCCGGCTGGGACGACTTCTGGGGCCGCTTCGACGGGGTGGCCGAGGCGGTCAAGTTCCGGCACGAGCGGGCCGCCAAGCAGATGGGTTCGCTGGGGTCCGGCAACCACTTCATCGAGTTCTGCCTCGACGAGACCGGCTCGGTCTGGCTGATGCTGCACTCCGGCTCCCGCAACATCGGCAAGGAGCTCGCCGAGTACCACATCGAGCAGGCCCGGAAGCTGCCGCACAACCAGGGGCTGGTCGACCGCGACCTCGCCGTCTTCATCGCGGACACCCCGCAGATGGCGGCGTACCGCAACGACCTCTTCTGGGCGCAGGAGTACGCCCGGCACAACCGGGACGTGATGATGG is a genomic window containing:
- a CDS encoding RtcB family protein, which produces MSYTEVPGAQVPIRMWADPATVEGVAMQQLRNVATLPWIQGLAVMPDVHFGKGATVGSVIAMRGAVCPAAVGVDIGCGMSAVKTSLTADDLPADLSRLRSRIEQVIPVGRGMHDDPVDPRRIHGFPAAGWDDFWGRFDGVAEAVKFRHERAAKQMGSLGSGNHFIEFCLDETGSVWLMLHSGSRNIGKELAEYHIEQARKLPHNQGLVDRDLAVFIADTPQMAAYRNDLFWAQEYARHNRDVMMALYQDVVRKEFHKARPVFEPVISCHHNYVAEETYEGVELLVTRKGAIRAGSGDYGIIPGSMGTGSYIVRGLGNAASFNSASHGAGRKMSRNAAKKRFSTRDLEEQTRGVECRKDSGVVDEIPGAYKPIEKVMEQQRDLVEVVAKLKQVVCVKG